TGCCGCGGTAGCGCGGATTCCACAGCTCGCGCATCGAACGCGGCACGGCGGGCACCTGCTTGCGGTCGTAGATCAGCCCCATCGACGAATACGTGAACGGAATCGCATAGGTCGCGCCGTCCTGCACGAGCCCGCCGATCGTCGCGAGTTGCTGGAAGTTCGGCAACTGCCGCCGCCGGTTCGGGATATGCGACAAGTCGATCGGCGCGAGCAGATGTTCGCCCGCGTAGCGCTGGATCTCGGCCGTATTCGCGGCCAGCACGTCGTATGGCGGCGGCGCCGCGCTATGCAGCCGCGTCCACAGCGCTTCGTCGGAATCGACGAACGTCACTTCGACACGCGCATGAAACCGCGCCTCGAATGCGCTGACGACGTCGCTGTCCGCGTAGCCCGGCCATGCCAGCACACGCAGCACGTTGTCGTTGACGGTTTCGGGAGAGGCAGCGAAAACAGGCAGGCCCAGTAAGCCCGACGTCAATATGATGAGCAGCGTGAACACGGCGCCGCGACGACGCGCACGTGCGCCGATTCCCCTGATCAATCGGACCCCGTCTGAATCGCACGGCT
The sequence above is drawn from the Burkholderia stabilis genome and encodes:
- a CDS encoding extracellular solute-binding protein; the protein is MQPCDSDGVRLIRGIGARARRRGAVFTLLIILTSGLLGLPVFAASPETVNDNVLRVLAWPGYADSDVVSAFEARFHARVEVTFVDSDEALWTRLHSAAPPPYDVLAANTAEIQRYAGEHLLAPIDLSHIPNRRRQLPNFQQLATIGGLVQDGATYAIPFTYSSMGLIYDRKQVPAVPRSMRELWNPRYRGKVLDFNSAQHNFSFAALALGYPDPFRLSPEQTLAVARKLIDLRRNLLTYYTLPEEATALFVQHRAALMFGNYGTQQVELLRRAGVDVGYVIPDEGALAWLDCWAVTRGTQRPALAFAWINYMLEPAIGALLTERQGLANTLEPPPGLDTGHQHLVWLQPVEDIARRELLWGRIVSGDRPERFGK